One Pseudonocardia sediminis DNA window includes the following coding sequences:
- a CDS encoding PQQ-binding-like beta-propeller repeat protein codes for MLRSRLPAPERRHRGDHLVAAVLVVLLAGVAILYAVQSPAANTESVTAAAPAVAPAPAGAVPDGFTELWRAPSPATPAPIAAGDGVVVAGGSTVSGRDARTGQERWSYTRDLPLCTVASAFGRVLADYRNDEYCSELTALNPSTGARGPARTLDVRPGTRLIGDGPLLATGPDYLETMRSDLVRTTEYGNVRALEEPGDQPRTGCTYSSFAAGGGRVAVAEDCPSDASQRLTVLRPDSAKGDQPAADSSAELGVRGAQVVAVVADRVAVLLPGEPRLLLLDRSGSRIGEFPLAVGSPVFTPTDGVARVTRDDGDLYWWTGAATVALDRTTLEPLWTLRGTLGPGVPYGDRLLVPVPGGLADVDPATGASRATVPVDRAGWTGAVQVSAQGSVLVELRGQDVVALGPR; via the coding sequence GTGCTGCGGTCCCGCCTTCCCGCACCCGAACGACGTCACCGCGGCGACCATCTGGTCGCCGCGGTGCTCGTCGTGTTGCTGGCCGGGGTCGCGATCCTCTACGCGGTGCAGAGCCCGGCGGCGAACACCGAGTCGGTGACCGCCGCGGCGCCCGCCGTCGCCCCGGCGCCGGCCGGAGCCGTGCCGGACGGGTTCACCGAGCTGTGGCGCGCTCCGAGCCCGGCCACCCCGGCCCCGATCGCGGCCGGTGACGGCGTCGTCGTGGCCGGTGGCTCGACGGTCTCCGGCCGCGACGCCCGGACCGGGCAGGAACGCTGGAGCTACACCCGCGACCTTCCGTTGTGCACGGTCGCGTCGGCGTTCGGCCGGGTGCTCGCCGACTACCGCAACGACGAGTACTGCAGCGAGCTCACCGCACTGAACCCGTCCACCGGCGCACGCGGACCCGCCCGCACCCTCGACGTCCGTCCCGGGACCCGCCTGATCGGTGACGGCCCGCTGCTGGCCACCGGGCCGGACTACCTGGAGACGATGCGCTCGGACCTGGTCCGGACCACCGAGTACGGCAACGTGCGCGCGCTCGAGGAGCCGGGCGACCAGCCGAGGACCGGGTGCACCTACTCCTCGTTCGCCGCCGGTGGGGGCCGGGTCGCGGTGGCCGAGGACTGCCCGTCGGACGCCTCGCAGCGCCTCACCGTCCTGCGCCCGGACTCGGCCAAGGGCGACCAGCCCGCGGCGGACTCGTCCGCCGAGCTGGGCGTGCGCGGCGCACAGGTGGTCGCCGTCGTCGCCGACCGGGTCGCGGTGCTGCTGCCCGGCGAGCCGCGGCTGCTGCTCCTGGACCGCTCCGGCAGCCGGATCGGGGAGTTCCCGCTGGCCGTCGGGTCACCGGTGTTCACCCCCACCGACGGCGTCGCCCGGGTGACCCGCGACGACGGCGACCTCTACTGGTGGACCGGCGCCGCGACGGTCGCGCTCGACCGCACGACGCTCGAACCGCTCTGGACGCTGCGCGGCACCCTCGGCCCGGGCGTCCCCTACGGCGACCGGCTGCTGGTCCCGGTCCCGGGCGGGCTCGCCGACGTCGACCCCGCCACCGGGGCCTCCCGCGCCACCGTCCCCGTGGACCGGGCGGGCTGGACCGGGGCGGTACAGGTCTCCGCCCAGGGATCGGTGCTGGTGGAGCTGCGCGGTCAGGACGTCGTCGCGCTCGGGCCGCGCTGA
- a CDS encoding DEAD/DEAH box helicase — translation MIRDEPTEAPADEKLPPTFAELGVRPEIVSALAENDIVRTFAIQELTLPLALAGEDCIGQARTGTGKTLGFGVPMLQRLTPPGERPAATAEGEAADRTKDVPQALVVVPTRELCVQVARDIAAAGKNLGVRVVAIYGGRAYEPQLEALRKGVDIVVGTPGRLLDLAEQRHLVLGRVNALVLDEADEMLDLGFLPDVERILRMLPEERHTMLFSATMPGPIVALSRRFLNRPTHIRAEESDQGSIHERTRQLVYRAHAMDKVELVTRVLQAKDRGLTMVFARTKRTVQRVADDLAERGFAAAAVHGDLGQGAREQALRAFRAEKVDVLVATDVAARGIDVTGVTHVLNYQCPEDAKTYIHRIGRTGRAGREGVAVTLVDWDEMPRWKMISDELSLGIDEPVETYSTSDHLFSDLEIPAKASGRLPVANRTRAGLEAEYIDSEGDHGSKRRDRDSGGRGTGGRGGAGGRSGDGEGDGESRRPRRNRSRSRTRGGVSVEAGASPSAGGSNEVSAGSGEGSPAASNGDSGPSSDGGQGSEGGAAKPRRRRRRGRRSGGAQGEGTPGGGPGGSGSDGDADAAAS, via the coding sequence ATGATCCGCGACGAGCCCACCGAGGCCCCGGCCGACGAGAAGCTCCCGCCGACGTTCGCCGAGCTCGGCGTCCGTCCCGAGATCGTCTCCGCACTCGCCGAGAACGACATCGTCCGCACGTTCGCGATCCAGGAGCTGACGCTCCCGCTGGCCCTGGCCGGCGAGGACTGCATCGGCCAGGCGCGGACCGGCACCGGCAAGACGCTGGGCTTCGGCGTCCCGATGCTGCAGCGCCTCACCCCGCCCGGTGAGCGCCCCGCCGCCACCGCCGAGGGCGAGGCCGCGGACCGCACCAAGGACGTCCCCCAGGCCCTCGTCGTCGTCCCGACCCGCGAGCTGTGCGTGCAGGTCGCCCGCGACATCGCCGCCGCGGGCAAGAACCTCGGCGTGCGCGTCGTGGCGATCTACGGCGGCCGTGCCTACGAGCCGCAGCTCGAGGCCCTGCGCAAGGGCGTCGACATCGTCGTCGGGACGCCGGGCCGGCTGCTCGACCTCGCCGAGCAGCGCCACCTGGTGCTGGGCCGGGTCAACGCCCTGGTCCTCGACGAAGCCGACGAGATGCTGGACCTGGGCTTCCTGCCCGACGTCGAGCGGATCCTGCGCATGCTCCCCGAGGAGCGGCACACGATGTTGTTCTCGGCCACCATGCCGGGGCCGATCGTGGCGCTCTCGCGGCGCTTCCTGAACCGCCCGACCCACATCCGCGCCGAGGAGTCCGACCAGGGCTCCATCCACGAGCGCACCCGCCAGCTGGTCTACCGGGCGCACGCGATGGACAAGGTCGAGCTGGTCACGCGCGTCCTGCAGGCCAAGGACCGCGGCCTGACGATGGTCTTCGCCCGCACCAAGCGGACCGTCCAGCGCGTCGCCGACGACCTGGCCGAGCGCGGTTTCGCCGCCGCGGCCGTGCACGGCGACCTGGGCCAGGGTGCCCGTGAGCAGGCGCTGCGCGCGTTCCGCGCGGAGAAGGTCGACGTGCTCGTCGCGACCGACGTCGCGGCCCGCGGCATCGACGTCACCGGCGTCACGCACGTCCTGAACTACCAGTGCCCCGAGGACGCCAAGACCTACATCCACCGGATCGGCCGCACCGGCCGCGCCGGGCGCGAGGGCGTCGCGGTCACGCTCGTCGACTGGGACGAGATGCCCCGCTGGAAGATGATCAGCGACGAGCTCTCGCTCGGCATCGACGAGCCGGTGGAGACCTACTCCACCTCCGACCACCTGTTCTCCGACCTGGAGATCCCGGCCAAGGCGAGCGGCCGGCTGCCGGTGGCGAACCGGACCCGCGCCGGCCTCGAGGCCGAGTACATCGACTCCGAGGGCGACCACGGCAGCAAGCGCCGCGACCGCGACAGCGGCGGCCGCGGTACCGGTGGACGTGGCGGTGCCGGCGGTCGCAGCGGGGACGGCGAGGGTGACGGCGAGAGCCGCCGTCCGCGTCGCAACCGCTCACGGTCGCGCACCCGTGGCGGCGTCTCGGTCGAGGCCGGGGCCTCCCCGTCGGCCGGCGGTTCGAACGAGGTGTCGGCCGGGTCGGGCGAGGGCTCCCCGGCCGCGTCGAACGGCGACTCCGGCCCGTCCTCCGACGGCGGCCAGGGCTCCGAGGGCGGTGCGGCCAAGCCGCGTCGCCGTCGTCGTCGCGGGCGTCGTTCCGGCGGCGCACAGGGCGAGGGCACTCCGGGCGGTGGCCCGGGTGGCAGCGGCTCCGACGGCGACGCCGACGCCGCGGCCAGCTGA
- a CDS encoding ferritin-like fold-containing protein encodes MRTDAGAGADAGGPARAMVDLLGVLAYGELSAFDRLAEDARAAPTLAGRAQLSAMAAAEIGHFRLIEDHLARTGVAVSEAMAPFVALWDSYHASIAPRSWLESLVKAYLGDGLGADFYREVAGWVDPGTGELVQQVLADTGHSAFAEREVQAACAVNPQQRDRLALWGRRLLGEAVTQAQRIVAERDELAEFIVRGSGDLGGIANLIKKVQANHGKRMSRLGLS; translated from the coding sequence ATGAGGACGGATGCCGGTGCCGGGGCCGACGCCGGCGGTCCGGCCCGCGCGATGGTCGACCTGCTCGGGGTGCTGGCCTACGGCGAGCTCTCCGCGTTCGATCGGCTGGCCGAGGACGCCCGCGCCGCGCCCACCCTGGCCGGTCGCGCGCAGCTCTCGGCCATGGCCGCGGCGGAGATCGGGCACTTCCGCCTGATCGAGGACCACCTGGCCCGGACCGGGGTCGCGGTGTCCGAGGCGATGGCGCCCTTCGTCGCGCTGTGGGACTCCTACCACGCCTCGATCGCGCCGCGGAGCTGGCTGGAGTCCCTGGTCAAGGCCTATCTCGGCGACGGTCTCGGCGCGGACTTCTACCGCGAGGTGGCCGGCTGGGTGGACCCCGGGACCGGCGAGCTGGTGCAGCAGGTGCTGGCCGACACCGGCCACAGCGCGTTCGCCGAACGCGAGGTGCAGGCCGCGTGCGCGGTCAACCCGCAGCAGCGCGACCGCCTCGCCCTCTGGGGGCGGCGGCTGCTCGGCGAGGCGGTCACCCAGGCCCAGCGCATCGTGGCCGAGCGCGACGAGCTGGCCGAGTTCATCGTCCGCGGCTCGGGCGACCTCGGCGGCATCGCGAACCTGATCAAGAAGGTGCAGGCCAACCACGGCAAGCGGATGTCGCGGCTCGGCCTGTCCTGA
- a CDS encoding DUF3107 domain-containing protein — protein sequence MKVKIGIAESPRELVVSSDRSPDEVVEQVSGALKSDTGLLDMTDDQGNRFVVPVARISYVEIGTDERKVGFGLGG from the coding sequence GTGAAGGTCAAGATCGGCATCGCGGAGAGCCCGCGGGAGCTCGTGGTGTCCAGCGACCGGTCGCCGGACGAGGTCGTCGAGCAGGTCAGCGGTGCGCTCAAGTCGGACACCGGTCTGCTGGACATGACCGACGACCAGGGCAACCGTTTCGTCGTCCCCGTCGCGCGGATCTCGTACGTCGAGATCGGCACCGACGAGCGCAAGGTCGGTTTCGGCCTCGGCGGCTGA
- a CDS encoding DUF4873 domain-containing protein: MAERTATAPVTEHDDEEGYTGPATVVLDGEEVPVQVRLECRHEPFDGRVHWSGRVLVNARLTELVGNGGADVELRTGAHSAPGRLSEPDMWDRYRVTGVGHPPFALDEPPEPETD; the protein is encoded by the coding sequence ATGGCTGAGCGGACCGCGACCGCCCCGGTCACCGAGCACGACGACGAGGAGGGCTACACCGGCCCGGCCACGGTCGTCCTGGACGGCGAGGAGGTCCCCGTGCAGGTCCGCCTGGAGTGCCGGCACGAGCCGTTCGACGGACGGGTCCACTGGTCCGGCCGGGTCCTGGTGAACGCGCGGCTGACCGAGCTGGTCGGGAACGGCGGCGCGGACGTGGAGCTGCGGACCGGTGCGCACTCCGCGCCGGGCAGGCTCTCCGAGCCGGACATGTGGGACCGGTACCGGGTCACCGGCGTCGGGCACCCGCCGTTCGCCCTGGACGAACCGCCGGAACCCGAGACGGACTGA
- a CDS encoding TetR family transcriptional regulator, translating to MPQDSRDVKPDRQDARDRRRAERRAEMVAAAMDAVREHGPGVSIAQIAAAAGITKPVLYRHFDDRADLQRAVGTASAEILMSRIWPTLAIEAEPVEHVVAIIDAFLAGIEDEPQLWRFVVHNPAEPAAGAEIVDDVRSQIAALLATIIGERLRAEGRDSGGAEAWAYGLVGMVQSAGDWWLDRRTMSRDALTNYLTTLIWGGIASVAGIDSPTAAADVLRLVPDPVPGPVTPEKTEKEATDG from the coding sequence GTGCCTCAGGACAGCAGGGATGTCAAGCCGGACCGCCAGGACGCGCGGGACCGTCGCCGGGCCGAGCGGCGGGCCGAGATGGTCGCCGCCGCGATGGACGCGGTGCGCGAGCACGGGCCCGGGGTGTCGATCGCCCAGATCGCGGCCGCGGCCGGCATCACCAAGCCGGTCCTCTACCGCCACTTCGACGACCGCGCGGACCTGCAGCGCGCCGTCGGCACCGCGTCCGCGGAGATCCTGATGAGCCGGATCTGGCCGACCCTGGCGATCGAGGCGGAGCCGGTCGAGCACGTCGTGGCCATCATCGACGCGTTCCTCGCCGGGATCGAGGACGAGCCGCAGCTGTGGCGCTTCGTCGTGCACAACCCGGCCGAGCCGGCGGCCGGGGCGGAGATCGTCGACGACGTCCGCAGCCAAATCGCCGCCCTGCTCGCGACGATCATCGGCGAGCGCCTGCGCGCGGAGGGCCGCGACTCCGGCGGCGCCGAGGCCTGGGCCTACGGCCTGGTCGGGATGGTCCAGTCGGCCGGGGACTGGTGGCTCGACCGCCGCACGATGAGCCGCGACGCGCTCACCAACTACCTCACGACGCTGATCTGGGGCGGGATCGCCAGCGTGGCCGGCATCGACTCCCCCACCGCCGCCGCCGACGTCCTGCGCCTGGTCCCGGACCCGGTGCCCGGACCCGTCACCCCGGAGAAGACCGAGAAGGAGGCCACCGATGGCTGA
- a CDS encoding SDR family NAD(P)-dependent oxidoreductase: protein MSGAHRIGPGSRVLITGAAGGFGEPTAARLRELGAHVIGLDRAAGPHVIACDITDDAAVTTAVDEAVSRLGGLDAVVHYAGIGTPNDAGGPLNPDAMRVIDVNLLGAWRVTAAALPTLLAGKDARGGKGRVVFVASELAYLTLPFVSAYSVAKRGMTAYADALRLEYGTEVAVSTVYPGYVRTPIHDEGHAVGLALEGQVRREEVDDIVGTVVGALTSARPPRDTAGTRLGGLELWAGKHLPGVVGAAVVRQLRAKARSGHFDSAPAAADLVRRLTGRTVPAATAPVSTTPTSRDAGTAVGAADRSA from the coding sequence GTGTCGGGTGCACATCGGATCGGTCCCGGGAGCCGGGTCCTGATCACCGGTGCCGCCGGTGGATTCGGCGAGCCGACGGCCGCGCGGCTGCGTGAGCTGGGCGCGCACGTGATCGGTCTGGACCGCGCCGCCGGTCCGCACGTGATCGCCTGCGACATCACCGACGACGCGGCCGTCACCACCGCCGTCGACGAGGCCGTCTCCCGTCTCGGGGGCCTCGACGCCGTCGTGCACTACGCCGGGATCGGTACCCCGAACGACGCGGGCGGCCCGCTGAACCCGGACGCGATGCGCGTCATCGACGTCAACCTGCTCGGCGCCTGGCGGGTCACCGCGGCCGCGCTGCCCACCCTGCTGGCGGGCAAGGACGCGCGCGGGGGCAAGGGCCGCGTCGTGTTCGTCGCCAGCGAGCTGGCCTACCTGACGCTGCCGTTCGTCTCCGCCTACAGCGTCGCCAAGCGCGGGATGACCGCCTACGCCGACGCGCTGCGCCTGGAGTACGGCACCGAGGTCGCCGTCTCGACGGTGTACCCCGGCTACGTCCGCACCCCGATCCACGACGAGGGCCACGCCGTCGGCCTGGCGCTGGAGGGTCAGGTCCGTCGCGAGGAGGTCGACGACATCGTCGGCACCGTGGTCGGCGCGCTGACCAGCGCCAGGCCGCCACGCGACACCGCCGGGACCCGCCTCGGCGGTCTCGAGCTGTGGGCCGGCAAGCACCTGCCCGGCGTCGTCGGTGCCGCGGTGGTGCGGCAGCTGCGTGCGAAGGCCCGTTCCGGGCACTTCGACTCCGCCCCGGCCGCCGCCGACCTGGTCCGCCGCCTCACCGGCCGGACCGTCCCCGCCGCGACCGCCCCCGTTTCGACCACGCCGACCAGCAGGGACGCCGGCACCGCCGTCGGCGCCGCCGACAGGAGTGCCTGA
- a CDS encoding AurF N-oxygenase family protein, which produces MSAPTTTEKTGSKARLGDREATAERLLRSSVDKSYDPSIDIDWDAPLVEGKYGIVPERCSLYGTELWENLTEEQRVTLTIHEFCSVARIGLWFEMILMQMLLRYAYDRDPRRAHIQYALVEIADECRHSMMFAKATERYGVPDYAPKALTHNLGRLFKTVGYGPAMFAGTLFVEEILDQLQREGMRDERVQPLSRMINKIHVTEEARHVRYAREELQRIMPRTGRVQRAIGNYLTARIATVVAANLIHPEVYRSVGIDPKVGAKAARNNPHHQEMKRWTARKLVPFLREQKIMGGPTEILWRRAHLI; this is translated from the coding sequence ATGAGCGCCCCCACCACGACCGAGAAGACCGGTAGCAAGGCGCGCCTCGGCGACCGGGAGGCCACGGCCGAGCGGCTGTTGCGCTCGTCGGTGGACAAGTCCTACGACCCCTCGATCGACATCGACTGGGACGCCCCGCTCGTCGAGGGCAAGTACGGCATCGTCCCGGAGCGCTGCTCGCTCTACGGGACCGAACTCTGGGAGAACCTCACCGAGGAGCAGCGGGTCACGCTGACCATCCACGAGTTCTGCAGCGTCGCCCGGATCGGTCTCTGGTTCGAGATGATCCTGATGCAGATGCTGCTGCGCTACGCCTACGACCGCGATCCGCGCCGTGCGCACATCCAGTACGCGCTGGTCGAGATCGCCGACGAGTGCCGGCACTCGATGATGTTCGCCAAGGCCACCGAGCGCTACGGCGTCCCGGACTACGCGCCGAAGGCGCTGACCCACAACCTGGGCCGGCTGTTCAAGACGGTCGGCTACGGCCCGGCCATGTTCGCCGGGACGCTGTTCGTCGAGGAGATCCTGGACCAGCTCCAGCGCGAGGGGATGCGCGACGAGCGCGTCCAGCCGCTGTCGCGGATGATCAACAAGATCCACGTGACGGAGGAGGCCCGGCACGTCCGCTACGCCCGCGAGGAGCTGCAGCGCATCATGCCGAGGACCGGACGCGTGCAGCGCGCGATCGGCAACTACCTCACGGCGCGGATCGCCACCGTCGTCGCGGCGAACCTGATCCACCCCGAGGTCTACCGCAGCGTCGGGATCGACCCGAAGGTCGGCGCCAAGGCGGCCCGGAACAACCCGCACCACCAGGAGATGAAGCGCTGGACGGCCCGCAAGCTGGTGCCGTTCCTGCGCGAGCAGAAGATCATGGGCGGGCCGACGGAGATTCTCTGGCGGCGCGCGCACCTGATCTGA
- a CDS encoding alpha/beta fold hydrolase: MTRRIVTRDGTGLHVRESGPVSAPVTVVLAHGWTLDERCWAPVSDRLVSGHGNLPRVVRYDHRAHGRSDDTPSSSMTLEQLADDLAEVIAQAAPSGPLVLAGHSMGGMTVMTLAQRHPELIAERVRGVALVATASGGLGGAATLGLHGRPAQAFLAGKQRVESSPRWTERRELTSHPLLMRPGMRAMLLGRRPGPQALRLTCESIAGCRPTTVSGFTPTLTTHERDAALAAFADMPVEVMVGSRDRLTPPRLTHRIRQHLPRSSMTIFPDAGHMLPVERVGGVATRIAALARQAAAAPSERPADAL, from the coding sequence ATGACACGACGGATCGTCACCCGCGACGGGACCGGGCTCCACGTACGGGAGTCCGGCCCGGTCTCCGCCCCGGTGACGGTGGTGCTGGCGCACGGCTGGACGCTCGACGAGCGGTGCTGGGCTCCGGTGTCGGACCGGCTGGTGAGCGGGCACGGGAACCTGCCGCGGGTGGTCCGCTACGACCACCGCGCGCACGGTCGCTCGGACGACACGCCGTCCTCGTCGATGACGCTCGAGCAGCTCGCCGACGACCTGGCCGAGGTGATCGCGCAGGCCGCCCCGTCCGGGCCGCTGGTGCTGGCCGGGCACTCGATGGGCGGTATGACGGTGATGACGCTGGCGCAGCGCCACCCCGAGCTGATCGCCGAGCGGGTCCGCGGCGTCGCCCTGGTGGCGACGGCGAGCGGCGGCCTCGGCGGTGCGGCGACGCTGGGCCTGCACGGGCGCCCGGCGCAGGCGTTCCTGGCCGGCAAACAGCGGGTCGAGTCGAGCCCGCGCTGGACCGAGCGCCGCGAGCTGACCAGTCACCCCCTGCTGATGCGCCCGGGGATGCGGGCGATGCTGCTCGGCCGCCGTCCCGGCCCGCAGGCCCTGCGCCTGACGTGCGAGTCGATCGCCGGGTGCCGCCCGACCACGGTCTCCGGGTTCACACCCACCCTGACCACGCACGAGCGCGACGCCGCGCTGGCCGCGTTCGCGGACATGCCGGTCGAGGTGATGGTCGGGTCCCGGGACCGGCTGACCCCGCCCCGGCTGACCCACCGGATCCGGCAGCACCTGCCGCGATCGTCGATGACGATCTTCCCCGACGCCGGGCACATGCTGCCGGTGGAGCGGGTCGGCGGTGTGGCCACCCGGATCGCGGCACTGGCCCGGCAGGCGGCCGCGGCGCCGTCGGAGCGCCCGGCGGACGCCCTGTAG
- a CDS encoding TetR/AcrR family transcriptional regulator, producing MTGTSTPRGARLSRGARRAQLLLAARDVFADQGYHAAAMDDIAERAGVSKPVLYQHFPGKLELYQALLTTYAEELVERVSVAIEKTSDNRARVNAAVAAYFDFVAGEGKAYRLVFESDLRGDPEAASLVENALTRCIDTIADAVTDDAGLDRDRARLLAVGLVGLSQVGAQYWLDSDQRVPRDEAVALMSSLAWRGIAGFPRITGIQADEQSA from the coding sequence ATGACCGGAACCTCCACGCCTCGCGGCGCACGGCTCTCCCGCGGCGCACGGCGGGCCCAGCTTCTGCTGGCGGCACGCGACGTGTTCGCCGACCAGGGCTACCACGCCGCCGCGATGGACGACATCGCCGAACGGGCGGGCGTCAGCAAGCCGGTGCTCTACCAGCACTTCCCCGGCAAGCTGGAGCTCTACCAGGCGCTGCTGACGACCTACGCCGAGGAGCTCGTCGAGCGGGTCTCCGTGGCGATCGAGAAGACCTCGGACAACCGCGCGCGGGTGAACGCCGCCGTCGCGGCCTACTTCGACTTCGTGGCCGGCGAGGGCAAGGCCTACCGGCTCGTGTTCGAGTCCGACCTGCGCGGCGACCCGGAGGCCGCCTCGCTGGTGGAGAACGCGCTGACCCGGTGCATCGACACGATCGCCGACGCCGTCACCGACGACGCCGGGCTGGACCGCGACCGCGCACGGCTCCTCGCCGTCGGGCTGGTCGGGCTCAGCCAGGTCGGGGCCCAGTACTGGCTCGACTCCGACCAGCGCGTCCCGCGCGACGAGGCCGTCGCGCTGATGTCGTCGCTGGCGTGGCGCGGGATAGCGGGCTTCCCGCGGATCACCGGGATCCAGGCCGACGAGCAGTCCGCCTGA